One segment of Cetobacterium sp. NK01 DNA contains the following:
- the pgl gene encoding 6-phosphogluconolactonase, with product MRLIKVSKKSDLFKKAIDIFKETTYGKNVVNIAFSGGRTPKEFFTKLSKEDIEWDKINIFLVDERFVPLNSEGSNYNLLKKNLLDKIDIPEKNIHKIEILKTPLDSKIDYEKRLLKYFKGDIKFDAVYLGVGEDGHTGSIFTMDDVEALEPTLITESSNHPYKRITLSMETINKAEKKILIATKEKVEVLENLPKFKCPAFFIENPIILVEYSK from the coding sequence ATGAGGTTAATTAAAGTTTCTAAAAAAAGTGATCTTTTTAAAAAAGCGATTGATATATTTAAAGAGACAACTTATGGAAAAAATGTTGTTAATATAGCATTTTCTGGTGGAAGAACACCAAAGGAATTTTTTACTAAATTATCAAAAGAGGATATTGAGTGGGATAAAATAAATATATTTTTAGTTGATGAAAGATTTGTACCACTAAACAGTGAAGGTAGTAATTACAATCTGTTAAAAAAAAATCTTTTAGATAAAATTGATATTCCAGAAAAAAATATTCATAAAATAGAAATATTGAAAACTCCTTTAGATTCAAAAATAGATTATGAAAAAAGGTTATTAAAATATTTTAAAGGAGATATAAAATTTGATGCTGTTTACTTAGGAGTAGGTGAAGATGGGCATACAGGTTCAATATTCACAATGGATGATGTTGAAGCATTAGAACCAACTCTCATAACAGAGAGTTCTAATCATCCGTACAAAAGAATAACTTTAAGCATGGAGACAATAAATAAAGCAGAAAAGAAAATATTAATTGCAACAAAAGAAAAAGTAGAAGTTTTAGAAAATTTACCTAAATTTAAATGCCCAGCATTTTTTATAGAAAATCCAATAATATTAGTAGAATATAGTAAATAA
- a CDS encoding potassium/proton antiporter, producing the protein MGIEIFVVGIIILISLFSIRISKKLEIPLLIMFLLIGMLAGSEGLGRIYFDNALVAQNIGTIALMFIIFSGGLETKKEDVKKSIYPSGVLATLGVLLTAGLSGVAVYYLTDFTLKESLLFSAMVSSTDAAAVMSILGDSKLKKDVKSVVEIESGSNDPMAYALILFLLSFFKEGESTSIATGIIFLLKQITLGAIIGYIFGVVTLPLANYIKIVREEFLTIHLIAILFICFGLATVLDGNGFLAIYIAGIMIGNKKFNYKLNSIRNMRLITWFMQIGMFVMLGLLVFPSQLLSYILIGSLLSVIMIICIRMLVVYSLLWPFKFSYKEKFFISWAGLKGAVPIIFATMAITEGLPNAQGMFNLTFYIVVFSVLLQGMTLKYVGKKLDLFEEEMEDEKFIEIEELEELALKRMILDERSDYINKRIKELELPQGMLIVSIKRDDNYITPKGDVVLLIGDILLFSQN; encoded by the coding sequence ATGGGAATTGAAATATTTGTTGTAGGTATTATTATACTAATAAGTTTATTTTCAATAAGAATATCTAAAAAATTAGAGATTCCATTGCTAATAATGTTTTTATTAATAGGAATGCTTGCAGGATCTGAAGGGTTAGGAAGAATATATTTTGATAACGCTCTAGTAGCTCAAAATATAGGAACAATAGCTTTAATGTTTATTATATTTTCTGGTGGATTAGAAACTAAAAAAGAGGATGTAAAAAAATCAATCTATCCGAGTGGAGTATTAGCAACTTTAGGTGTACTTTTAACTGCTGGTCTTTCTGGAGTGGCAGTTTATTACTTAACAGACTTTACTTTAAAAGAGTCCTTATTATTTAGCGCTATGGTATCATCAACAGATGCAGCTGCAGTAATGTCAATCTTAGGTGATTCTAAATTAAAAAAAGATGTTAAATCAGTTGTGGAGATAGAATCTGGAAGTAATGATCCGATGGCTTATGCATTAATACTTTTTCTTCTTTCTTTTTTTAAAGAAGGAGAGAGCACGTCTATAGCTACAGGTATAATTTTTCTTTTAAAACAAATAACACTTGGAGCAATAATAGGATATATCTTTGGAGTAGTTACGTTACCTTTAGCTAACTATATAAAAATAGTTAGAGAAGAATTTTTAACTATACATTTAATAGCAATACTTTTTATTTGTTTTGGATTAGCTACAGTTTTAGATGGAAATGGATTTTTGGCAATATATATAGCTGGTATTATGATTGGGAATAAAAAGTTTAATTATAAATTAAATTCTATTAGAAACATGAGATTAATAACATGGTTTATGCAAATTGGAATGTTTGTAATGTTAGGACTTTTAGTATTTCCAAGTCAATTATTGAGTTATATATTAATTGGAAGCTTATTATCTGTAATTATGATTATATGCATTAGAATGCTTGTTGTATATAGTTTATTATGGCCATTTAAATTTAGTTATAAAGAAAAATTTTTTATATCTTGGGCTGGTTTAAAAGGAGCTGTTCCTATAATATTTGCTACAATGGCTATAACAGAAGGATTACCTAATGCACAAGGAATGTTTAATTTAACTTTTTATATAGTTGTATTTTCAGTTTTGCTTCAAGGAATGACCTTAAAATATGTAGGAAAAAAATTAGATTTATTTGAAGAAGAAATGGAAGATGAAAAATTTATAGAAATTGAAGAACTAGAAGAGTTAGCTTTAAAGAGGATGATTTTAGATGAAAGATCAGATTATATTAATAAAAGGATAAAAGAGTTGGAACTGCCTCAAGGAATGCTTATAGTATCTATAAAAAGAGATGATAATTATATAACACCTAAAGGTGATGTTGTTCTTTTAATAGGTGATATTCTTCTATTTTCACAAAATTAA
- a CDS encoding aldo/keto reductase encodes MYLLNNGINIPKIGFGTWKATDKEQCKKAVRLALEDGYRHIDTAAIYGNEDAVGEGIADFLKNSEVSRSELFIVTKVWNTDQGYETTLKAYEDSLKKLKLDYVDMYLIHWPQPKDLNKTWETWKALETLYKTGKVKAIGVCNMKEHHLNYIMDNFEIVPAVNQIELHPYLQQRELKKFCDNNGILVEAWSPLMQGALDHEGLKNIAKKNEKTVAQVILKWHLQNGLLPLPKSVTPSRIKENFELNFRLDDKDMEYINSLNKEERIGPDPDEITF; translated from the coding sequence ATGTATCTATTGAATAATGGTATTAATATTCCAAAAATTGGTTTTGGAACTTGGAAAGCAACAGACAAGGAACAATGTAAGAAGGCTGTTAGATTAGCTTTAGAAGATGGATATAGACACATTGATACCGCAGCTATTTATGGAAACGAGGACGCTGTAGGAGAGGGGATAGCTGATTTTTTAAAAAATAGTGAAGTATCAAGAAGTGAGTTATTTATTGTAACTAAGGTTTGGAATACAGATCAAGGATATGAAACAACATTAAAGGCATATGAAGATTCATTAAAAAAATTAAAACTTGATTATGTAGATATGTATTTGATTCATTGGCCACAACCTAAAGATTTAAATAAAACTTGGGAAACTTGGAAGGCTTTAGAAACATTATATAAAACTGGTAAAGTTAAAGCCATTGGTGTGTGTAATATGAAAGAGCACCATTTAAATTATATAATGGATAATTTTGAGATAGTACCTGCAGTAAATCAGATTGAATTACATCCATATTTACAACAAAGAGAGTTAAAGAAATTTTGTGATAATAATGGTATTCTAGTTGAAGCGTGGAGTCCGTTAATGCAGGGAGCTTTAGATCATGAAGGTTTAAAAAATATTGCAAAGAAGAACGAGAAAACGGTAGCTCAAGTAATTTTGAAATGGCATTTACAAAATGGTTTACTACCTTTACCAAAATCAGTGACGCCATCGAGAATAAAGGAAAATTTTGAATTAAACTTTAGGTTAGATGATAAAGATATGGAATATATAAACTCTTTAAATAAGGAAGAAAGAATAGGTCCAGACCCAGATGAAATAACATTTTAA
- a CDS encoding glutaredoxin domain-containing protein, whose protein sequence is MRIMLFTTPTCQYCGPAKELLADTEGVEIINAMENQELAAMYGIRSVPCLIVEKCSGTKTFIGLDQIAKFVDENGQSSGGCGCSCGH, encoded by the coding sequence ATGAGAATTATGTTATTTACAACACCAACTTGCCAATATTGTGGTCCAGCAAAGGAATTATTAGCAGATACAGAGGGTGTAGAAATTATAAATGCTATGGAGAATCAAGAGTTAGCAGCAATGTATGGAATAAGATCTGTACCATGCTTAATTGTTGAGAAATGTAGCGGAACAAAAACTTTTATAGGATTAGATCAAATAGCTAAATTCGTTGATGAAAATGGACAATCATCAGGTGGATGTGGGTGTAGCTGCGGTCATTAA
- a CDS encoding class I SAM-dependent rRNA methyltransferase — MSKIFVKKDRERMWQSGHPWMYSGAIEKIEGAPEAGTVVEVYNWKKEFIGYGHYNKNSKIMVRMLEKDINKKIDLNWYSEKVREAYTLREMLNINSNGYRLIHSESDSLPGVIVDRFGDYLIVQASTLGMERDKEILVKALKKEIPNIKGIYEKSEGDGRKLEGLPEVSGVIFGEVPDEIEIYEGEAKFTIDLKGQKTGFYSDQRDNRMLMGSLSKGKDFLDVCSYTGGFSLHAMVNGANSTTLIDVSEDVLNVAKINLSKFNNVEYIKGNIFNVLRELVKEGRQWDVVNLDPPKLAPNRRDLDKALKAYKDIILNGIKLTKKGGLLSIYSCSGAVTSADLRMALAYAVKDAGVKAIIVNQLHQSPCHPISVAVPETEYLKGFLVRVI, encoded by the coding sequence GTGAGTAAAATTTTTGTGAAAAAAGATAGAGAAAGAATGTGGCAAAGTGGTCATCCTTGGATGTATTCAGGGGCAATAGAAAAGATAGAGGGAGCCCCAGAAGCAGGAACAGTTGTAGAAGTTTATAATTGGAAAAAAGAATTTATAGGTTACGGTCATTATAATAAAAATTCAAAAATAATGGTGCGTATGCTTGAAAAAGATATTAATAAAAAAATAGATTTAAATTGGTATTCTGAAAAAGTGAGAGAAGCATATACTTTGAGAGAAATGTTAAATATTAATAGCAATGGCTATAGATTGATACACAGTGAGTCAGATTCTTTACCAGGAGTTATAGTAGATCGTTTTGGTGATTATTTAATAGTTCAAGCATCAACTTTAGGAATGGAGAGAGATAAAGAAATATTAGTGAAAGCCTTGAAAAAAGAGATACCGAATATTAAAGGGATATATGAAAAAAGCGAAGGTGATGGAAGGAAATTAGAAGGACTTCCTGAAGTTTCAGGAGTTATCTTTGGAGAAGTTCCAGATGAGATTGAAATTTATGAAGGGGAAGCAAAATTTACTATAGATTTAAAAGGTCAAAAAACAGGATTTTATTCGGATCAAAGAGATAATAGAATGCTTATGGGATCTTTATCTAAAGGAAAAGATTTTTTAGATGTTTGTAGTTATACTGGTGGTTTTTCTTTGCATGCTATGGTAAATGGTGCAAATTCTACAACGTTAATAGATGTTAGTGAAGATGTTTTAAATGTTGCAAAAATAAATTTGAGTAAATTTAATAACGTTGAGTATATAAAGGGAAATATTTTTAATGTTCTAAGAGAACTAGTAAAAGAGGGGCGTCAATGGGATGTTGTAAACTTAGATCCACCAAAATTAGCACCAAATAGAAGGGACTTAGATAAAGCCTTAAAAGCATATAAGGATATAATTTTAAATGGAATTAAATTAACAAAAAAAGGTGGATTACTTTCTATTTATAGTTGTAGTGGAGCTGTAACAAGTGCTGATTTAAGAATGGCCTTAGCCTACGCTGTGAAAGACGCCGGAGTGAAAGCAATTATAGTAAATCAGTTACATCAAAGTCCATGTCATCCAATTTCAGTAGCAGTTCCTGAAACTGAATATTTAAAAGGATTTTTAGTAAGAGTAATTTAA